The Carassius carassius chromosome 9, fCarCar2.1, whole genome shotgun sequence genome includes a region encoding these proteins:
- the LOC132149549 gene encoding uncharacterized protein LOC132149549 isoform X1 — protein MESVSLQISTNSSASKTLKNTESILDYGDLVHSPQSNIHKGRLLKSKPNMSCRRKREFISDEKKDACYWEKRRKNNEAAKRSREKRRFNDMILENRVMALNDENVRLKTELLQLKLRFGLISTASYLEKSQQISGAVNGTSGENSTSSSSTSLFYPNGYSSVSQMMINSDSSETEQSVRGDGHVNLAKYSPRGSLSDMSDGSSRDSPEPFVYDIKQEGMGLDMDIVNSTATQFMLNIHSRLPAVLHQHPFEPDYTGNQQKQQRHETHASPVIPQSAQRSVILFRSSSASYPVETQEMIPKEEQNLNQPTEGPTGSLKSLAEVSKRLERNTLDSPPYDYPDGEAAERQAYIAQRQTPRVDSAAPDLLMRPKEEDETQIYHCSNGTLENDDPPVLTYEGSLRHEEYYEANSGKDTSSSDGDPRSSDKEGSTDDESPSSSCSDTGSYYPHIFVTQSSFSPSQYIDGQAEIKGTALPHKLRLKHRAQSGSASSQDSTTTPHANFQPLPQHPYLALSQPGGESSSGFCKQDTSAGSIECGKKESSMRNSCNKRHD, from the coding sequence ATGGAAAGCGTGAGCTTACAAATCTCTACAAATTCCAGTGCAAGCAAAACCTTAAAGAACACAGAAAGCATTCTGGACTACGGTGATCTTGTCCATTCACCTCAAAGCAACATTCACAAGGGCCGCCTTCTCAAATCAAAGCCAAACATGAGCTGTCGACGCAAGCGTGAGTTCATCTCAGATGAGAAAAAGGATGCATGCTACTGGGAAAAGCGACGCAAGAACAACGAGGCAGCCAAGCGTTCCCGGGAGAAACGACGCTTTAATGACATGATCCTAGAGAACAGAGTTATGGCACTGAATGATGAGAATGTTCGCCTGAAAACTGAGCTTTTACAGCTTAAACTCAGATTTGGTCTGATAAGTACAGCCTCCTACTTGGAAAAGAGTCAGCAGATCAGTGGAGCAGTCAATGGAACTTCTGGGGAAAACTCTACATCTTCCTCTAGCACCAGTCTCTTCTACCCTAATGGTTACTCCAGTGTTTCTCAGATGATGATAAACTCTGATTCTTCTGAAACGGAGCAGTCTGTTCGAGGGGACGGGCATGTGAATTTGGCAAAGTACTCCCCACGGGGTTCCCTCTCTGATATGTCAGATGGCTCCTCTCGGGACAGCCCAGAGCCATTTGTGTATGACATCAAGCAGGAAGGTATGGGTCTGGATATGGACATTGTCAATAGCACTGCCACacaattcatgttaaacattcaTTCTAGATTGCCTGCAGTACTTCACCAGCACCCTTTTGAGCCAGATTATACAGGAAATCAACAGAAGCAACAACGCCACGAGACCCATGCAAGTCCAGTCATCCCACAATCTGCTCAAAGAAGTGTTATCCTATTCCGTTCAAGCAGTGCCTCGTATCCTGTGGAAACTCAGGAAATGATTCCTAAAGAAGAGCAGAACCTCAATCAACCTACAGAGGGACCAACTGGAAGTCTCAAAAGCTTGGCAGAGGTGTCTAAACGACTAGAGAGAAATACTTTGGACTCTCCACCTTATGACTACCCAGATGGGGAAGCAGCCGAAAGGCAAGCTTACATTGCACAGCGACAGACCCCCAGGGTTGATTCTGCTGCCCCGGATCTTTTAATGAGACCAAAGGAAGAAGATGAAACACAGATCTACCACTGTTCTAATGGCACCCTGGAGAATGACGATCCACCAGTGCTGACCTACGAAGGAAGCTTGAGACACGAAGAGTACTACGAGGCTAATTCAGGAAAGGACACTTCCTCAAGTGATGGGGATCCTCGCAGCTCTGATAAAGAGGGCTCCACCGATGATGAGTCTCCCTCTTCATCTTGCTCCGATACAGGCAGCTACTACCCTCACATATTCGTGACCCAGAGCTCTTTCTCACCAAGCCAATACATAGATGGACAAGCAGAAATCAAAGGCACTGCCCTACCCCACAAACTGAGACTCAAGCACAGAGCTCAAAGTGGCAGTGCATCATCTCAAGACTCGACTACAACACCACATGCTAACTTCCAGCCATTACCTCAGCATCCTTACCTGGCCTTGTCTCAACCTGGTGGCGAGTCGAGTTCAGGGTTTTGCAAGCAGGACACCTCGGCTGGAAGCATTGAATGTGGGAAGAAGGAATCCAGTATGCGCAACAGTTGCAACAAGAGACATGACTAA
- the LOC132149549 gene encoding uncharacterized protein LOC132149549 isoform X2 produces MESVSLQISTNSSASKTLKNTESILDYGDLVHSPQSNIHKGRLLKSKPNMSCRRKREFISDEKKDACYWEKRRKNNEAAKRSREKRRFNDMILENRVMALNDENVRLKTELLQLKLRFGLISTASYLEKSQQISGAVNGTSGENSTSSSSTSLFYPNGYSSVSQMMINSDSSETEQSVRGDGHVNLAKYSPRGSLSDMSDGSSRDSPEPFVYDIKQEGMGLDMDIVNSTATQFMLNIHSRLPAVLHQHPFEPDYTGNQQKQQRHETHASPVIPQSAQRSVILFRSSSASYPVETQEMIPKEEQNLNQPTEGPTGSLKSLAEVSKRLERNTLDSPPYDYPDGEAAERQAYIAQRQTPRVDSAAPDLLMRPKEEDETQIYHCSNGTLENDDPPVLTYEGSLRHEEYYEANSGKDTSSSDGDPRSSDKEGSTDDESPSSSCSDTGSYYPHIFVTQSSFSPSQYIDGQAEIKGTALPHKLRLKHRAQSGSASSQDSTTTPHANFQPLPQHPYLALSQPGGESSSGIECGKKESSMRNSCNKRHD; encoded by the exons ATGGAAAGCGTGAGCTTACAAATCTCTACAAATTCCAGTGCAAGCAAAACCTTAAAGAACACAGAAAGCATTCTGGACTACGGTGATCTTGTCCATTCACCTCAAAGCAACATTCACAAGGGCCGCCTTCTCAAATCAAAGCCAAACATGAGCTGTCGACGCAAGCGTGAGTTCATCTCAGATGAGAAAAAGGATGCATGCTACTGGGAAAAGCGACGCAAGAACAACGAGGCAGCCAAGCGTTCCCGGGAGAAACGACGCTTTAATGACATGATCCTAGAGAACAGAGTTATGGCACTGAATGATGAGAATGTTCGCCTGAAAACTGAGCTTTTACAGCTTAAACTCAGATTTGGTCTGATAAGTACAGCCTCCTACTTGGAAAAGAGTCAGCAGATCAGTGGAGCAGTCAATGGAACTTCTGGGGAAAACTCTACATCTTCCTCTAGCACCAGTCTCTTCTACCCTAATGGTTACTCCAGTGTTTCTCAGATGATGATAAACTCTGATTCTTCTGAAACGGAGCAGTCTGTTCGAGGGGACGGGCATGTGAATTTGGCAAAGTACTCCCCACGGGGTTCCCTCTCTGATATGTCAGATGGCTCCTCTCGGGACAGCCCAGAGCCATTTGTGTATGACATCAAGCAGGAAGGTATGGGTCTGGATATGGACATTGTCAATAGCACTGCCACacaattcatgttaaacattcaTTCTAGATTGCCTGCAGTACTTCACCAGCACCCTTTTGAGCCAGATTATACAGGAAATCAACAGAAGCAACAACGCCACGAGACCCATGCAAGTCCAGTCATCCCACAATCTGCTCAAAGAAGTGTTATCCTATTCCGTTCAAGCAGTGCCTCGTATCCTGTGGAAACTCAGGAAATGATTCCTAAAGAAGAGCAGAACCTCAATCAACCTACAGAGGGACCAACTGGAAGTCTCAAAAGCTTGGCAGAGGTGTCTAAACGACTAGAGAGAAATACTTTGGACTCTCCACCTTATGACTACCCAGATGGGGAAGCAGCCGAAAGGCAAGCTTACATTGCACAGCGACAGACCCCCAGGGTTGATTCTGCTGCCCCGGATCTTTTAATGAGACCAAAGGAAGAAGATGAAACACAGATCTACCACTGTTCTAATGGCACCCTGGAGAATGACGATCCACCAGTGCTGACCTACGAAGGAAGCTTGAGACACGAAGAGTACTACGAGGCTAATTCAGGAAAGGACACTTCCTCAAGTGATGGGGATCCTCGCAGCTCTGATAAAGAGGGCTCCACCGATGATGAGTCTCCCTCTTCATCTTGCTCCGATACAGGCAGCTACTACCCTCACATATTCGTGACCCAGAGCTCTTTCTCACCAAGCCAATACATAGATGGACAAGCAGAAATCAAAGGCACTGCCCTACCCCACAAACTGAGACTCAAGCACAGAGCTCAAAGTGGCAGTGCATCATCTCAAGACTCGACTACAACACCACATGCTAACTTCCAGCCATTACCTCAGCATCCTTACCTGGCCTTGTCTCAACCTGGTGGCGAGTCGAGTTCAGG CATTGAATGTGGGAAGAAGGAATCCAGTATGCGCAACAGTTGCAACAAGAGACATGACTAA
- the LOC132149550 gene encoding uncharacterized protein LOC132149550 — translation MFEESSQEMKTSSTMSFTDEAVSILTSSSLLARSLLGRTSALKRKDTCSDNINSVRRKREFIPYEKKDEGYWDKRRKNNEAAKRSREKRRVNDMVLENRVLALLEENARLRAEMLALKFRFGLIKDPSNASILPLTTGTCVPQPSAPHYYLPRGDGTHQACPVLSNQSQSGPQSGRSIRDTSMSEDSGFSTPGGSSVGSPVFFEDRLSDHGKLSPHQTDELCYESHHSSADVLATGHLTMSSNRMESMDSMKSLPHKLRFKSPGGGECDNPRDRQSPLLPTVGPRVHNLSGSTEGTGYWTPPDGEDTRKVMPLQQQYRNYSHNVNPSESQYQAENSMLKSQLSSLSEEVAQLKKLFSEQLLTKTT, via the coding sequence ATGTTTGAAGAGTCATCTCAGGAGATGAAGACCAGTAGCACAATGTCTTTCACCGATGAAGCTGTGTCCATCTTGACGTCAAGCAGTTTGCTTGCACGCTCGCTACTGGGCCGAACGTCGGCGCTTAAACGCAAAGACACGTGTTCAGACAACATCAACTCTGTGAGGCGTAAGCGTGAGTTTATTCCTTACGAGAAGAAGGATGAGGGCTACTGGGACAAGCGCAGGAAAAACAACGAAGCTGCAAAGCGCTCTCGTGAGAAACGGCGTGTAAATGACATGGTGCTGGAAAACCGCGTGCTGGCGCTGCTTGAGGAGAACGCCAGGTTACGAGCGGAAATGCTCGCATTGAAATTTCGCTTCGGCCTCATTAAAGATCCCTCAAATGCTTCCATACTTCCACTCACAACAGGAACCTGCGTCCCACAACCTTCGGCACCACATTACTACCTTCCACGTGGGGATGGCACTCACCAAGCTTGTCCAGTATTGTCAAATCAGTCCCAAAGCGGACCGCAATCTGGCCGAAGTATCAGAGATACGAGCATGTCAGAAGACTCAGGTTTCTCCACACCTGGTGGGTCCAGTGTTGGTAGTCCCGTCTTCTTTGAGGACAGGTTGAGTGACCATGGAAAGTTATCTCCACACCAAACAGATGAACTGTGTTACGAGTCACATCACTCCTCAGCTGATGTTTTAGCAACAGGACACCTCACCATGTCATCCAACCGGATGGAGTCAATGGACAGTATGAAGAGTCTTCCGCACAAGCTGAGGTTTAAGTCTCCAGGCGGTGGCGAATGCGACAACCCCAGAGACCGACAAAGTCCTTTGCTGCCCACAGTTGGCCCTAGGGTTCACAACCTTTCGGGTTCAACTGAAGGAACAGGTTACTGGACACCACCAGATGGAGAAGACACCCGAAAAGTCATGCCACTACAACAGCAGTACAGGAATTACAGCCACAATGTGAACCCAAGCGAATCTCAATACCAAGCTGAGAACAGCATGCTCAAGTCACAGCTCAGCTCTCTCAGCGAGGAAGTGGCCCAGCTCAAAAAGCTCTTCTCCGAGCAGTTGCTCACCAAAACAACTTAA